The proteins below are encoded in one region of Verrucomicrobiia bacterium:
- the proB gene encoding glutamate 5-kinase, with translation MRAALLRQARRIVVKFGTGILTDARKRPDQVQLAQLVAQLAALRTAGLEPILVSSGAVGAGMGALGFDTRPRDLAQLQACAAVGQCRLMAMYEALFRHYDLGVAQVLLTHEDLADHTRHLNARNTLLTLLRRGLIPVINENDAVSVTELKFGDNDRLSALVAALLPADLLVILTTADGLLRHFDRPDCHRVPVVDTLDASIESLASGTRSATAVGGMITKLQAARIAARSGIPMVIASGRKFDVLRRILDHEDEGTLFVPRPGRLSSRKRWIAFFHRPAGSLSVDPGAHLALTRSGRSLLRPGIRDIQGRFPAGAVVTITGPDGHEFARGLTRWSADQILAESGSDEVVHRDDLVLL, from the coding sequence GTGCGCGCCGCGCTCCTCCGCCAGGCCAGACGCATCGTCGTCAAATTCGGGACCGGCATCCTCACCGACGCCCGCAAACGCCCCGACCAGGTCCAGCTCGCCCAGCTCGTCGCCCAGCTCGCCGCCCTCCGCACCGCCGGCCTCGAACCCATCCTCGTCTCCTCCGGCGCCGTCGGCGCCGGCATGGGCGCCCTCGGCTTCGATACCCGCCCCCGCGATCTCGCCCAGCTCCAGGCCTGTGCGGCCGTCGGACAATGCCGCCTCATGGCCATGTACGAGGCCCTCTTCCGCCACTACGACCTCGGCGTCGCCCAGGTCCTCCTCACCCACGAGGACCTCGCCGACCACACCCGCCACCTCAACGCCCGCAACACCCTCCTCACCCTCCTCCGCCGCGGCCTCATCCCCGTCATCAACGAAAACGACGCCGTCTCCGTCACCGAACTCAAGTTCGGCGACAACGACCGCCTCTCCGCCCTCGTCGCCGCCCTCCTCCCCGCCGATCTCCTCGTCATCCTCACCACCGCCGACGGCCTCCTCCGCCATTTCGACCGACCCGACTGCCACCGCGTCCCCGTGGTCGATACCCTTGATGCCTCCATCGAATCCCTCGCCTCCGGTACCCGCAGCGCCACCGCCGTCGGTGGCATGATCACCAAACTCCAGGCCGCCCGCATCGCCGCCCGCTCCGGCATCCCCATGGTCATCGCCTCCGGCCGCAAGTTCGATGTCCTCCGCCGCATCCTCGACCACGAGGACGAAGGCACCCTCTTCGTCCCCCGCCCCGGCCGCCTCTCCAGCCGGAAACGCTGGATCGCCTTCTTCCACCGCCCCGCCGGTTCCCTCTCCGTCGATCCCGGCGCCCATCTCGCCCTCACCCGCTCCGGTCGCAGCCTCCTCCGACCCGGCATCCGGGACATCCAGGGACGCTTCCCCGCCGGCGCCGTCGTGACCATCACCGGCCCCGACGGACACGAGTTCGCCCGCGGCCTCACCCGCTGGAGCGCCGATCAGATCCTCGCCGAATCCGGCTCCGACGAAGTGGTCCACCGCGACGACCTGGTCCTGCTTTGA